In Castor canadensis chromosome 6, mCasCan1.hap1v2, whole genome shotgun sequence, the genomic window ATGCTACATTAATGTGTTGTGCCTTCCAGAAAAGCGACAGCACCCGGGGGGCGGGGCACGGTCACTGCTTCCCTGGGAGGCTGGAGAAATGTCTGTCTGTCCAGGCCACCATGTTCCTGGTTTCTAAGCCCAGAGGAGGGCCAGGGGACTCAACTCAGATCCTGTGGTACTCAAATGGGATGTTTAGTGCTAAGACcgatctctccctccctctccctctccctctctctctctctctctctctctctctctctctcctccccttccttttcgctctctcagtactggggtttgaactcagagcctacaccctgagccactccaccagcccttcttttgtgatgggttttttcaagatggggtctcgagaactatttgccaggcttggctccgaactgtgatccttcttttctgcctcctgagtagctgggattacaggcgtgagccactgtggctGGCTTCATTTTAAGTGATTTCAAATTTATGGACGTGTTCCCCTCAAAGGACTAACAACTGGAATAGATTTGCactcacattttctctctctctctctctctctctctcatttctctgtttcctgtctctctctgaaTCTCTAGACAGTAAGTAGGACACTGTGTTTCGTTTCCCCCTAAGTCCCTGCTGTGAACTTCCCGAAATCTAGCAGCGCCCGGTCACACGAACCTCCATAACAACGCTCGTCACGGGGACTTCACCCAGATGTCCCTTGTGGTAAAAAAAGGTTTTTAGGTCAGGATTCAATCCAGGATCAATTAGCTCGCACGACTTTGACTttgtgctgggggttgaacttgctaggcagatgtccCCACTTCAGCCGTGTCCCCagctttttctgctttagttatttttcaggtagggaccttgatcctcctacctatgccttccatgtagctgggattacagccacacccaccacacccagcttcttagttgagatggagtctccataacttttttcctggggctgacctcagatAGAACTCCTCCTTCCGAATAACTGGGAATTGCAGGTGCCCTGGCTGTTgtgtgagatggagtctcactgtgtcacccaggctggccttgaactctggctcctcctgcctctgactcctgagAGAGCTGGGAACTGTGCCATCTTGAAGAGAGCTGCCGTGTTCCCCGGGGCCTCCCCGGGTTTCGGTTTATGTCATGCAGAGGGTCTTAGGGCCAGGCTGTGTTCACCCTGCGTCCTGGTCAGTGGTATTCGAAACCCAGGCCGGGGGCGTCTTTCAGGTCTCTCTGCCGTCCAGTCTTTTGTTCTTTGTCAGTAATGACTAACCCGGGGGTTCCGTGTTCCTCACAGTTTTGGGCTAAAATGACTGTGTCACTCAAGAgtgatttaaaaaactttttggtgagactgggatttgaactcagggcttcatgcttgcaaaacaggagcTCTAGCGCTTCAGCCActcctgcagtccattttgctcaagttattttgtagatggggtcttgtgaactatttgcctaggctggccttgaaccatgatcctcctgacctcagcttcccaagtagctgggattacagatgtgagccaccacacccggctgAACCGGTGAAATTACAAATTAGGCTCAGTAAAAGATTAACAGTGGCAATAAGATAGAACAGTTGTAACAACACAATAAAAGCTATGTGTGAACagggtctctctctgtctccctccctccatctccttcatcccctctctccttaaatatctttttttttcccttttttttgtggtattggggtttgaactcagggcctacaccgtgagccactccaccagcccttttttgtgacggggttttgagatagggtctcacaaactgtctgcctgggctggtcttgaacctcgatcctcctgatctctgcctcccaagtagctgggattacaggtgtgagcaccagcaCCCATCATCCCTCATCCCAACAACCACTGTACACTCTCCCCTTACGCTGCCTTTGCTACAAGGTCCCAGATGTGGAATCGTGCCGTGCCGGGCCGTGGGTGACCTTTTGTGTCTGACCTCTTTCACAGTGCGTCCTGGGTTCTGCTGCTTCACTCACTCATTTCTTTttcgtggctgagtagtattccctTTGATATGTTTGCAGTTTATTTTCCCTGAGTGTTTTTAACAATtttgttgagatataattcacacagTATACAAACCACCTCAGTAAAGTGCACGATGCAATGGTTTGAAGTGTACTCAGAGCTGTTCAGTCAAGCCCAAAGgtaattttaggacatttttcaTTATACCTCCTccagaaaaacccaaaacaaaacactctGCCTGTTTTCATGACCCCGTCCACCCTAGCCCCTGGCAACAACGTGTATAATTTCTATCCATATAGATTTacttattctggacatttcctatAAGGGGAATCACACATTAcctctcatttgtttttttggtgggactggggtttgaactcagggcttcgtgctggcaaagcaggtgctctagtgcttgaaccacacctccagtctggttttgctctgcttattttggagatgggggtctcctgaactatttgcacggctggcctccaacagtgatcctctggatctcagcctcccaagtagctgggattacaagagtgagccaccgcGCCTGGCCCCTTCTGAGTTCTTGTATCGTTTGAGCCCAGCCCCTTCCGTTTCTTACCTTGTGTGACACCCATGCTGGTCCTGGGTgtgacattttacttttatttccagTTTTGGATGAGGAATCTGAGATGGGCGTCTCACTCTGTaaccaggctgccctggaactcgtgatcctcctgcctcagcctcccaagcaccgGGATTACCCGAGTGCATCGCCATGCCTGGCTTAGCTAATGGGAGAGACGCTGTACTTCTTGACTATAAGGAAACACCCAAGGCTGGGTACTTCTAAAGAAATGAGGTTTATTTGTCTCACAGTTGGGGAGGCTGGCAGTATAAATGGCACAGGGCCAGCTCTGGCTAGGATGTCATGAGGGGTGGCACCCGAGAGGGacggggaggaaggggagggagagagagaggacttGAGTCACACAGAGGCTGATCTCGATCTCAGGATTCCACCGAAGATCCCACAGAAGCGCTCAATCCATTCCCTAAATGCCTCccgctaggccccacctcttaaaggcacAGCCACCTCTTGACATTGACACCGACAGGCAAACCGCTGTTGGGGCGGACAGACGTCCTGACCTTCACAGAAGCTGACCCAAAGTtgagctgccttttttttttttttttggcaatactgagtttgaactcagggtcctgcacttgctaggcaggtgctctaccccatGAGCCTctcccccagccatttttgcttcaggtattttggGGATAGGGCCCTGCTACCTTTGTCAGATCACGATCCTTTTACCTCTAcctcctggtagctgggattacaggtatgtgccaccacacccagtcctgGGGTCGGCAGCTGAGTACCTGAAGCTTGTGCCCTGTGTGTGCCCCAGGCTGCCCCAAAGACCCCCTCACCCCAACCTGCCAGGCTCCCAGCCGGGGCTGTAGGGCCGCCCTCTGCGAGGTGAGTGACCCATCCTGGCCTCCACAGGTGTACATGTTCCTGGTGAAGTGGCAGGACCTGTCCGAGAAGGTGGTCTACCGGCGGTTCACGGAGATCTATGAGTTCCACGTGAGTGTGGGGGATCGGGAGGAAGGGGGGCCATGTCCAGTGGTGGCTCTGCCCTTTGGGGCTGTGGGGCGCCATGGAACTCAGGATCCCCCAGCCCCTCATGACAAAAGCCGGGCGccgtgcctcacacctgtaatcctagctatttgggaggctgagatggggaggatcattcAATTTGCTGTAGATTGAAACCCGCAGAGAGATAAAgcagggaagggggtggggacggGAGGAGGGCCACTGTCGCACATTGATCCTAATCACGGAAAGGCCTCACTGAGGGGTGCCATTTAGGAAAAGACCtggaggaggagaggacaggggagagagaagggaggggtgaaggaATAATAGGAATTGAGAGTGCAAAGGCCCGGGGCGGGGGTGGCCTGAGTGTCCACAGGTGGCAGgaacagagagaaggaggagagtgATGGCAGCAGAggtgaggaaggaagggacaggTCGCTTGGGGCCTCAAGCTACCCACAGCCAACCAGGAAGTGGCTTCTTAACTGAGGCCAGACGAGGGTGGAGGGGACAGAGATGGGAGGAGGTGGCTCTGACCAGGTAGCcagtggcgggggtgggggaggaaagggTTTCTGGGGTTTCAGGGAAGTTTCTAGGCCGGGGATGAGAGCGGTTCAGGTTGTCACACTTCCCCACCTTGCTGGTGTTAGGGACACAAAGTCTTCTGCTTTCTATCTAGAAAACACTCAAAGAAATGTTCCCTATTGAGGCGGGGGAGATCGCCGCAGAGAACAGGGTCATTCCGCACCTCCCAGGTGAGCGGCTGGGCCCCCCCTCCCGGCTCCCTTGAACTTGACCTTGCGCTCATGGCTGTCCTCTGCCACAGCCCCCAGGTGGTTCGATGGGCAGCGGGTGGCCGAGAGCCGGCAGGGCACACTCACCGAGTACTTCAGCACACTCATGGGGCTCCCAGGGAAGATCTCCCGCTGCCCATACGTGCTGGACTTCTTCAAGGTGCGCCCCGACGACCTCAAGCTACCCACGGACAGCCAGTGAGTGGCCGGCTTCACCCACCACACGGGACAGGGAAGGGGGACAGGGAGCCCCGAGGGCGGCAGGACTGTCCCTGGCTTGCAGATTGGAAAAAGTTCAGAGAGGGAAGCAGCTTGCCGGAAGTCACACAGCACGGAAAAGTAGCAGGCAAGGTTTTAAATCTGGACAGTGGACCCAGACCTCACAAAGTCCTGGGTCTGACCCCGTGACTGCCTGGTTGTGCCGCCTCAAGCTGCTGACCTCCACTCTGTGTGGATTGGCTGGTGAGGACAGAGGTAGCGATAGGTGACAAGTGCTGGTCACTGTACGACATCACCTGGAGGATGCGGGGCACCTCTGCTAACTGCTGAGGTTTTGGGGCTCCTGTCCCAGGGCCCTACCTGGAGGCATCGGGAAGGCCTCCTGGGCTCCAGGCCTCCTGGAGGAcctctttccattcttttctggTCACTGAAACGGGGGGCAGCCTGGAGGCGGGGTGTGTCCTGCACCGAGACACCTGGCTGCCAGACAGAGGCTGACAGCATGGCCCCTGCCAGCTGTGGCCTGACCTGACCTTGAACCTGCCCCTGGCCCAAGGAAGGGCAGCTCCCACCTGCCGGGGTCCCCTCCCCATGCCTGCTCTCTTGGGCTCCAGAACTGACTTTATCCGGCTGGTGGTGCCATGTCTCTAGGTTCTGTAGGGAGGCTAGGTGGGGTCTCCCCTTTGCCCCTTCCTCAGGCTGGCCAGCAGACGCCCTGGTCATTCCCCCAAACTCCCCTGGCAGGTCTCTGGGCGTGACCCAGGGTCATGGTCATTTCCTTCGTCCCATTTGCTGGTGGGAAGTCCTTTTGCAGGTCTAACCCAGAGCCTCCCCATGATAACTAGAGTCTGACGGAGACTGTGTTCTTTTCTCAGGGCAAAAAAGCCAGAGACTTACCTGATGCCCAAAGACAGCAAGAGCAGCGTGGCCGGTGAGAGGCTGGGGCATCCCAGGCAGGGGTACCCTGGGGGATCCACACTGTGGGGTGGGCAGGGAAGGGGgcaggaggggaaggcagggtgTGCAGGCTTGTGGTTGCTCATGGAAGATCTGGGTCTTGGCGGTCACACTGCAGGTGTGTCACATGTGTCCTCACATCTGTGGCTGTGGAGTCCAACACAGACCCTGCTCTAAGAGGCCTGGGGGATGTTTGtgactgagtgaatgaatgggttTTGGGAGCAGGGCAGGACAGCACCTCTTACAAGAGCCCTTATCTCCAAATTCAGTCACATCTTAAGTTTGTGGGGGTTAGGGCTGCAACATgtgaatttgggggtggggggtgtcaCAATTCATCCCAAAAGGCAGCACAGCATCGCCCTGCTAGAAATAGTCCTGTTGCGATTTGTAGGATTAAGCAAATTCCTAGCAGGGATCCGAAGTTTCATCATGCTGAGATACTGGATGGCGTTGGGAGGTCAATGAATGAGTggctaataatttttattaatgggtGTGTTTTTCGGATGTTTGTCATTAAGAGTTTCTGTAGTTGAATTACAACGATGATTTTTAGGGCTGATCGGAAGTGCACATTGAGGTCCCCACAGCTCTAGGTGTCACAATCTCTGCTTTAGCAAGGTTCCCAGTCAATCTGAGTACATGTTAAGCCACATTAAAGCCATGGAAGAGCCAGGCgaggtagtacacacctgtaatcccagctaatcaggaggtggaggtaggaagatcgagGTCCAAGTTCAGCCTGGGTGAAAGAGTGAGGCtctgtctgaaaagcaaactgaaaacaaaagggctggggtgtggctcaaggggtagaaggCACCCTGGCACCTTGTTAACTTGTCACCTGAGAAGAAGTCTAGCCCTTTTCCCCTATGTGGAAGATgctaggtgcttaataaatgcagTGCTGATACCTACTGTGCAGTTGGGTGAGGCTTAGCTGGGTGGGGCAGGTGTCACTGCCAGCTCTGGTGGCCTGCATGGGGACTGCCCTGCCATCCCAGCTCACCCGCCCTCCCTCTGTCCCTAGACATTACGGGCCCCATCATCCTGCAGACATACCGCGCCATCGCAGATTACAACAAGAGCTCGAGCACCGAGATGGCGGTGGCCACGGGTGACGTGGTGGACGTGGTGGAGAAGAGCGAGAGCGGTCAGccctccctgccctccctcctcttcccctgccCCTGGGGCCCCTACACAGGCTCAGGCAGCCCGAGGTCATGTGGGGACATGTGTGCAGACTGCATTCATGCGGGTGGACATCCTGGGGAGGGACTCATCGTTGTCCCCTGAgcctgtgtgtgcaggtgtgggcTTTGGTGGCATTGCTGAATGTGAGTGctgggtgtctgtgtctctcTTGGCGTCCTTGTCACCTTGGTACACAGCTGACCCTCTCACTTCCACATGCCCCGGCACAGGCTGGTGGTTCTGCCAGATGAAGACAAAACGGGGCTGGGTCCCAGCTTCCTTCTTGGAACCCCTGGACAGTCCTGATGAAGCGGAGGACCCGGAGCCCAACTACGCAGGTGTCCCCTGCCCTCCACGGCTCAGGGTGGGAGGAAGCGGCAGGAGGGGCCCAGGGTGATGGGAATTCTGAAATGACTGCTCTGGGGTGTCTGATTGCTGGCTGGGCAGAGGGTAGTGGGGCTGAGACTCCATTAGCTCTGGTTTGGGGGCCCTGGTAGttcatagtgttttttttttttttttgcggtactgagtctacaccctgagccactccaccagccctatttttgtgaagggtttttcaagatagggtcttgagaactatttacccaggctggcttcgaaccgtgatcctcttgatctctgcctcctgagtagctaggattacaggtgtgagccacggtgcccagcctttcttctctttttgagacagtttctctatgtagcctaggctgttcTGGAAAACTTGTAATCCTCTTCTTGAGGATTATAGACGtgcgccaccatgcctgccttgtcCTGATGTCATTGGTCAGCACAGGAGTCATGGAGGTGGATGGGGACAAATATTGGTAGCAGCATAGGGCTGGTCCAGCAGGGAACTGAATACTGAACCAACCTGAGGCTTGGAAGGAGGCTGCTTGGGGTTGGGGCACCCTCGCTGCCCACAAGGAGGGGCTGGCAGCCCTAAGGTTGGACGAGGTCTCTGCTCAATTGGAAAATAATTACAATTGattagttgtgttttttttttttaattttttttatggtactggggcttgaactcagggcctacaccttgagacatcctgccagccctttttttgtgatgggttttttcgagataggttgtcaagaactattttcccaaggctggctttgaatcttgatcctcctgatctctgcctcctgagtagttgggattacaaatgcaaccacaggcacccagctgggttgtgttttaaaattaagagaTTTCACCATTTGATGGGGGATTTATGGTGCTTCTTTATAAACTGGAAAAGcagggagtggtggtgcacacctataatcccaggacttgggaggctgaagtaggggGATCTTAAGcttcaggccagcctgtgctgcacagcaagaccctgtctcaacaaagaaACAACGAAACAACCAGGAAAGGCCTGTACCCCATGTATCAATGGTTGGCCACATGAACAGGTGCTCTGCCCACCCAATTTTCCTATTTGGGTGCCTGGCCAGACTTCTGTAGTTTCCAGGCTCTTGGCATGGGCAGTGTGGGGTAAGCTCAGGTGGACATAGAAGGCAGAAGTCCAGGGCCTTTCGCAGGAGTGGGTGCAGGAGGCACCTGCACAGGGAAATGAAAAGGAGCAGGGCAAGGGACAGAAGAAGGGGCCCCGAGAGGAGAGCAGAGGTAGAGAGCCCCATCCCAGGCTGACGGACCTCTCACTGTGCCCTGTGTCTCCTCCATGGACCAGGTGAACCCTATGTCACCATAAAGGCGTACACGGCTGTGGAGGAGGATGAGGTGTCCCTGTCTGAGGGGGAAGTCATTGAGGTCATTCATAAGCTCCTGGATGGCTGGTGGGTCATCAGGTAGGACAGCCCCTTCACCACTCCATGCAGCCCTGAGTCACCCTGGGCCTGGGTGGACCCCCCTGGGGCTCTGGGCTAACTTGGCTGTATGACTCTGAGTGAGCCACGGTCCCCCCATAGGCGTCAGTCTCCATCTTGGTAGCAGGTGTGGGGTTCGGAGTCCAGTTGTCATGGGTTGGGTCTCTTCCTGGTGGTTCTTCCCTAGCAAGGCAGCTGTTATATGGATTACTATCTGACGAATAGCACAGCAGACCACACGGCCCTGTTCCTGTGAAAACTGACACTGCAGTTTTGTCCAACTGGATGTTAGGATATGAACTATTTTTTTATGGTTCTGGATCAAACAGAACACTGGAAAGAGAGGGCCTCTCAGGTCATTGCCTGGATTTTCAGAGCCCAGGGACACCAGGCCAGCCCTTGTCCCAACATTGTGGCCACGAGACACGCAcaattccaggctggccttgggctgTCTTTAAGATAGTGATTCTCAGCCACACTCAGTTAACCCCCAAGGTGCACCTTCAGCAATCTCCTTATAATTTTCCCACTAACTAAGAATTAGGTTTATCTGGTGATGTTTGTGTTAGGCAGAGactattttttttggtgctactgggatttgaactcagggtttcacacagagctttttaaaaaaatctcttaagtATACTAttgagaatagaaaagaaaatcttttcaacaaatggtgcaggCACAGCTGGatgaaaaaaacccctcaaaacagaaacagaaaacccCTGATCCCTACCTCACACTATAAACAATTATTTTCGATGGAtcatagctttttatttttgtggtactgaggtttgaactcagggcctacaccttgatccactccgccagcccttttttgtgttaggttttttcacgtgaactattttgcctgggctggcttcaaacctccatcgcctgatctcagcctcctgagcagctgggattacaggcgtgagccactggagtcCGGCTGCATCACAGCTTTGCCAAAGATAAAAATCTAAAACTAAGCACTTGGGAAAAAGCTGAGAACTTGGTGATTTTCTTAGGACACAAAATGCAATCACCATAGAACTATATACTAAAAAACAGAATCCTGAAAGTGTCTTATATCTGCTAAATCTCCCTCTCCCCGCTAGACTTTGACAGGACAGCTGGGCGGGCTTTACTTAGTacatttgaggaaactgaggcccaccaGGCAGGATCTGGTTGTTTGCAACCTTTTAGCTTGCCTTGACACCCCCCACCTCCGTGCACCCCACCCGACGACTGCTTGGACCTCCAGGACCACCTCTGTTACAGGAAGGAGGACGTCACCGGCTACTTCCCGTCCATGTACCTGCAGAAGTCGGGGCAGGAGCTGACTCAGGCCCAACGCCAGATCAGGGGCCGAGGGGCGCCACCCCGCAGGTGAGTGAGGGCCCCGGGGACTGGGGGGACCAAAGGGTTCGTTTTCCAGGCCAGGCTCTGGATGGACAGTGGGGGACTCCCGGCCTGGTGGGGGATCCAGGACCCCCATGGGATCGAGCGGCTGGATCTGAGCTCCGCAGGGTGGGGTCGGTACGGGGGTGGGGAGGGTCCCTGCGGTTGGTGGGTGAGGCCTGGGGCAGTCCTG contains:
- the Ncf1 gene encoding neutrophil cytosol factor 1, whose translation is MGDIFIRHIALLGFEKRFVPSQHYVYMFLVKWQDLSEKVVYRRFTEIYEFHKTLKEMFPIEAGEIAAENRVIPHLPAPRWFDGQRVAESRQGTLTEYFSTLMGLPGKISRCPYVLDFFKVRPDDLKLPTDSQAKKPETYLMPKDSKSSVADITGPIILQTYRAIADYNKSSSTEMAVATGDVVDVVEKSESGWWFCQMKTKRGWVPASFLEPLDSPDEAEDPEPNYAGEPYVTIKAYTAVEEDEVSLSEGEVIEVIHKLLDGWWVIRKEDVTGYFPSMYLQKSGQELTQAQRQIRGRGAPPRRSTIRNAQSIHQRSRKRLSQDTYRRNSVRFLQQRRRLARPGPQSAENKTQSTQSQGSKPQPAVPPRPSADLILHRCSESTKRKLTTAV